A stretch of Ipomoea triloba cultivar NCNSP0323 chromosome 13, ASM357664v1 DNA encodes these proteins:
- the LOC116002921 gene encoding premnaspirodiene oxygenase-like, with protein MELIKFVFNPVSVIVFLSFVFCIYTLRRRSKAAIKQNLPPGPWKLPIIGSLHHLVGGSLTHRSLRNFSRKYGPIMHLKLGEISTIVISSPLLAKEITKTHDVVFANRPKMMSFDIVYYKCTDVAFSPYGDYWRQMRKICVMELLSTNMVKSFESFRQEELSEVISSIIKAGSRVPVNLTEKICWFTSSTIAKAAFGRVRREDQERFIVLVKEALSLAGGFGVADLFPSKKWIHYISGTKPRLLKVHREVDKIFEIIIQQHKHNLANKAKDEEDIVDVLLRVMEDGELQIPITLDNIKAVINDMFSAGVESSATTIIWAMSEMMKCPSVMSKAQAEVRQVLKGKKTFEDRDLENLTYLNFVIKETLRLHHPLPLLAPRESLQEAQIDKYIIPPKTRVIINAWAIATDPKYWKDPERFMPERFENNSVGFMGNHYEFIPFGAGRRMCPGISFSLASIAHSLAALLYHFDWEIPGGVSPNDLDMSETMGIAVARKEDLCLIAQPFVLDMEL; from the exons ATGGAACTCATCAAGTTTGTATTTAACCCAGTTTCGGTCATTGTGTTTCTCTCCTTCGTGTTCTGCATATACACATTACGGAGAAGATCAAAAGCTGCAATAAAGCAAAACTTGCCGCCCGGTCCATGGAAATTACCCATCATCGGAAGTCTGCACCATTTAGTCGGTGGTTCGCTTACACATCGTTCTCTTAGaaacttttcaagaaaatatGGGCCCATAATGCACTTGAAGCTGGGCGAAATCTCCACCATTGTCATATCTTCTCCTCTACTAGCAAAAGAAATAACTAAAACTCACGACGTCGTATTCGCCAACAGGCCAAAGATGATGTCGTTCGACATTGTCTATTACAAGTGCACAGACGTTGCGTTTTCACCCTACGGAGATTACTGGAGGCAGATGAGAAAGATATGCGTGATGGAGCTTTTGAGCACAAATATGGTGAAATCATTTGAGTCCTTTAGGCAGGAAGAACTTTCAGAGGTTATATCGTCGATTATTAAGGCAGGGTCGCGCGTTCCCGTCAACTTGACGGAAAAGATATGTTGGTTCACGAGCTCGACGATTGCTAAGGCCGCGTTTGGCAGAGTGCGCCGTGAAGATCAAGAGAGGTTCATTGTCCTTGTGAAAGAAGCGCTGTCCTTAGCCGGGGGATTTGGCGTGGCTGATTTGTTTCCGTCCAAGAAGTGGATTCATTACATTAGTGGGACCAAACCCAGATTGTTGAAGGTTCACCGTGAGGTggataaaatatttgaaatcaTCATTCAACAACACAAACACAACTTGGCAAACAaagcaaaagatgaagaagacatAGTTGATGTTTTACTAAGAGTGATGGAGGATGGAGAGCTTCAAATTCCTATCACACTAGATAACATTAAAGCAGTCATCAAT GACATGTTTTCTGCTGGGGTTGAATCATCCGCCACAACAATTATCTGGGCAATGTCCGAAATGATGAAATGTCCAAGTGTGATGTCCAAAGCACAAGCTGAGGTGAGGCAAGTCctaaagggaaagaaaacgttTGAAGATAGAGATTTGGAAAACTTAACTTACCTAAACTTTGTGATTAAAGAAACCCTTAGACTCCACCATCCACTTCCACTTTTAGCCCCTAGAGAAAGCTTGCAGGAAGCACAGATTGACAAGTACATTATACCTCCCAAGACTAGAGTCATCATTAATGCTTGGGCTATTGCGACAGATCCCAAGTATTGGAAAGATCCAGAAAGATTTATGCCCGAAAGATTCGAGAATAATTCTGTGGGATTCATGGGGAATCACTATGAGTTTATACCTTTCGGTGCGGGAAGAAGAATGTGTCCTggaatttcattttctttggcTAGCATTGCCCATTCATTGGCTGCTTTATTGTATCACTTTGATTGGGAAATCCCTGGTGGAGTTAGTCCTAATGATTTGGATATGAGTGAGACAATGGGTATAGCTGTGGCCAGAAAAGAAGATCTTTGCTTGATTGCTCAGCCTTTCGTCTTGGATATGGAGCTTTGA